The Pleurodeles waltl isolate 20211129_DDA chromosome 7, aPleWal1.hap1.20221129, whole genome shotgun sequence genome includes a region encoding these proteins:
- the LOC138304178 gene encoding nuclear protein 1-like: MTSHVEAEKLQPTAFEGEYFDEYDYYNLTDRYSMPGGAARKGRTKKEASDNTNRFSPGGHERKIVDKLQKSEKKKQGPKE; the protein is encoded by the exons ATGACCTCCCACGTCGAAGCTGAGAAGctgcaacccactgcctttgaaggcGAGTACTTCGACGAGTACGACTACTACAACCTGACGGATCGTTACTCAA TGCCAGGTGGAGCCGCCCGCAAAGGTCGCACCAAGAAGGAGGCCAGTGACAACACGAACCGCTTCAGCCCAGGCGGCCATGAGCGCAAGATCGTCGACAAGCTGCAAAAGAGCGAGAAGAAGAAGCAAGGGCCCAAGGAGTGA